A genome region from Candidatus Methylomirabilota bacterium includes the following:
- a CDS encoding alpha/beta fold hydrolase, protein MPTVNATGVRLFYQETGAPDAPPLVLIMGWGGDHTAWALQAPAFAAAHRVIALDNRGAGQSEVPDGPYTIAGMAEDVVGLMDALGIRGAHICGASMGGMIAQELALRHPDRVRTLQLHCTTPGTDAYGRFLIDTLIAIKARGDRELYTRAVMPWILCRKTMVERPEFIRFWIERALTYPYPISLEGLSRQAQAIGGHDTMSRLGEIRVPTLITTGIEDILVPPSSSRDLHAGIPGSSLHAIEDAGHLHFIEQAERFNAICLEFLAKHRGR, encoded by the coding sequence GTGCCGACCGTCAACGCCACCGGCGTGCGGCTCTTCTACCAGGAGACCGGCGCGCCCGACGCCCCGCCGCTGGTGCTGATCATGGGCTGGGGCGGCGACCACACCGCGTGGGCCCTGCAGGCGCCCGCCTTCGCCGCCGCGCATCGCGTGATCGCGCTCGACAACCGCGGCGCCGGCCAGAGCGAGGTGCCCGACGGTCCCTACACCATCGCGGGCATGGCCGAGGACGTGGTGGGACTGATGGACGCCCTCGGCATCCGGGGCGCCCACATCTGCGGCGCGTCGATGGGCGGCATGATCGCCCAGGAGCTGGCCCTGCGGCACCCCGATCGCGTGCGCACCCTGCAGCTGCATTGCACGACGCCGGGGACCGACGCGTACGGCCGCTTCCTGATCGACACGCTGATCGCGATCAAGGCGCGCGGCGACCGCGAGCTGTACACCCGCGCGGTCATGCCCTGGATCCTGTGCCGCAAGACCATGGTCGAGCGCCCGGAGTTCATCCGCTTCTGGATCGAGCGCGCCCTGACCTACCCCTACCCGATCAGCCTGGAAGGGCTCTCCCGCCAGGCGCAGGCCATCGGCGGGCACGACACGATGTCGCGTCTCGGGGAGATCCGCGTCCCGACGCTGATCACCACCGGGATCGAGGACATCCTGGTTCCGCCCTCGTCGTCGCGCGACCTGCACGCCGGCATCCCGGGCTCCTCACTGCACGCGATCGAGGATGCCGGGCACCTGCACTTCATCGAGCAGGCGGAGAGGTTCAACGCGATCTGCCTGGAGTTCCTGGCGAAGCACCGCGGCCGCTGA